In Papaver somniferum cultivar HN1 chromosome 1, ASM357369v1, whole genome shotgun sequence, a genomic segment contains:
- the LOC113299468 gene encoding AT-rich interactive domain-containing protein 5-like isoform X1, which yields MRRKHEGDDDDNATLSGEMEEMVANGGGEKEKEMQDGGGDDYVMVAAEKEDENLINVRITQEKKDDAKINDLPNKEQEQEEEEINPIHVQGNQKDGTLSAANQNPNACAGGAGEQDKSNANSEAKATKVKTEVTKDDYNVCAANREDDVDKLEEDTPAVKEKRETKPVVSYLKADDDDYEIEELEEEESEGSESESDKEELVKLKESSSTSSLQKQHHIDLVAAQEQPQFLNEEGGSESGNEFEQAAFMKELERFCKEYHFDFKPPKFYGEALNLLKLYRAVVKLGGYDQVTTCKLWRQVGESFNPPKTCTTVSWTFRIFYEKALLEYEKHKIQSGELHFPGSSPADPKSAGNMRIGSQVLGSGRARRDAASRAMKGWHSQRLGNDEDKNAMSTPNRESQLRAGLLKRKKPADMDHYVKSARTVFKANNQRGSSPQSFCFHRMDTTPSVIDIGHPADWVKVNVRRTRDCFEVYALVPGLLREEVRVQSDPSGRVVISGQPEEPDNPWGVTAFKKVITLPSRIDPHQTSAIVTLHGQLFVRVPFEQLDS from the exons ATGAGGAGGAAACATGAgggggatgatgatgataatgctaCCTTGTCTGGAGAAATGGAAGAGATGGTTGCTAATGGCGGtggagaaaaagaaaaggagatgcaggatggtggtggtgatgattatGTGATGGTGGCTgctgaaaaagaagatgaaaacttgattaatgTTAGGATTActcaagaaaaaaaagatgatgCTAAGATAAACGACCTACCCAATAAGGAGCAGgagcaggaagaagaagagattaatCCAATCCATGTCCAAGGAAACCAAAAAGATGGAACTTTATCAGCTGCTAATCAAAACCCCAACGCTTGTGCTGGTGGTGCTGGTGAACAAGACAAATCTAATGCTAATTCGGAAGCAAAGGCTACTAAAGTTAAGACTGAGGTAACTAAAGATGATTACAATGTTTGTGCTGCTAACCGTGAGGATGATGTTGATAAGTTGGAGGAAGATACTCCTGCTGTGAAAGAAAAGCGTGAAACCAAACCTGTTGTTTCTTATTTGAAGGCAGACGACGATGATTATGAAATTGAGGAGCTGGAAGAGGAAGAAAGTGAAGGGTCTGAGAGTGAGTCTGATAAAGAGGAATTAGTAAAGTTGAAAGAGTCTTCATCGACATCATCTCTACAGAAACAACATCATATAGACCTAGTTGCAGCCCAAGAGCAGCCACAATTTCTGAACGAGGAAGGGGGCAGTGAATCCGGAAACGAGTTTGAACAAGCTGCTTTTATGAAGGAATTGGAGAGGTTTTGCAAGGAATATCATTTTGATTTCAAGCCCCCTAAGTTCTATGGAGAAGCGCTGAATCTCCTCAA GTTATACAGAGCTGTGGTTAAATTGGGAGGCTATGACCAG GTTACCACGTGCAAGTTGTGGCGTCAAGTTGGAGAAAGCTTCAACCCTCCAAA GACTTGTACTACTGTGTCTTGGACATTTAGAATTTTCTATGAGAAG GCACTTCTTGAGTACGAAAAGCATAAAATTCAATCTGGTGAATTACATTTTCCTGGTTCTTCCCCGGCAGACCCAAAGAGTGCTGGCAATATG CGAATTGGTAGTCAAGTACTAGGATCAGGTAGGGCACGAAGGGATGCTGCTTCTCGTGCCATGAAGGGGTGGCATTCTCAGCGTCTTGGAAATGATGAG GATAAGAACGCCATGTCTACACCAAACCGTGAAAGTCAACTCAGAGCTG GTCTACTTAAACGTAAAAAACCTGCTGACATGGATCACTATGTTAAGTCTGCACGTACGGTTTTTAAAGCAAATAACCAACGGGGAAGCTCACCTCAAAG TTTCTGTTTCCACAGAATGGACACAACGCCATCAGTTATTGACATTGGACACCCTGCTGATTGGGTAAAGGTTAATGTTCGAAGAACT AGAGACTGCTTTGAGGTCTACGCTTTAGTTCCTGGGCTTCTGCGGGAGGAG GTTCGTGTTCAGTCTGATCCATCTGGGCGTGTTGTCATATCTGGTCAGCCAGAGGAACCTGATAATCCCTGGGGTGTGACAGCGTTCAAAAAG GTGATTACTTTACCCTCGAGAATTGATCCGCATCAGACATCCGCCATTGTCACTTTGCACGGCCAGTTGTTTGTTCGTGTGCCGTTTGAACAGTTAGATTCTTAG
- the LOC113299468 gene encoding AT-rich interactive domain-containing protein 5-like isoform X2, which yields MRRKHEGDDDDNATLSGEMEEMVANGGGEKEKEMQDGGGDDYVMVAAEKEDENLINVRITQEKKDDAKINDLPNKEQEQEEEEINPIHVQGNQKDGTLSAANQNPNACAGGAGEQDKSNANSEAKATKVKTEVTKDDYNVCAANREDDVDKLEEDTPAVKEKRETKPVVSYLKADDDDYEIEELEEEESEGSESESDKEELVKLKESSSTSSLQKQHHIDLVAAQEQPQFLNEEGGSESGNEFEQAAFMKELERFCKEYHFDFKPPKFYGEALNLLKLYRAVVKLGGYDQVTTCKLWRQVGESFNPPKTCTTVSWTFRIFYEKALLEYEKHKIQSGELHFPGSSPADPKSAGNMRIGSQVLGSGRARRDAASRAMKGWHSQRLGNDEDKNAMSTPNRESQLRAGLLKRKKPADMDHYVKSARTVFKANNQRGSSPQRMDTTPSVIDIGHPADWVKVNVRRTRDCFEVYALVPGLLREEVRVQSDPSGRVVISGQPEEPDNPWGVTAFKKVITLPSRIDPHQTSAIVTLHGQLFVRVPFEQLDS from the exons ATGAGGAGGAAACATGAgggggatgatgatgataatgctaCCTTGTCTGGAGAAATGGAAGAGATGGTTGCTAATGGCGGtggagaaaaagaaaaggagatgcaggatggtggtggtgatgattatGTGATGGTGGCTgctgaaaaagaagatgaaaacttgattaatgTTAGGATTActcaagaaaaaaaagatgatgCTAAGATAAACGACCTACCCAATAAGGAGCAGgagcaggaagaagaagagattaatCCAATCCATGTCCAAGGAAACCAAAAAGATGGAACTTTATCAGCTGCTAATCAAAACCCCAACGCTTGTGCTGGTGGTGCTGGTGAACAAGACAAATCTAATGCTAATTCGGAAGCAAAGGCTACTAAAGTTAAGACTGAGGTAACTAAAGATGATTACAATGTTTGTGCTGCTAACCGTGAGGATGATGTTGATAAGTTGGAGGAAGATACTCCTGCTGTGAAAGAAAAGCGTGAAACCAAACCTGTTGTTTCTTATTTGAAGGCAGACGACGATGATTATGAAATTGAGGAGCTGGAAGAGGAAGAAAGTGAAGGGTCTGAGAGTGAGTCTGATAAAGAGGAATTAGTAAAGTTGAAAGAGTCTTCATCGACATCATCTCTACAGAAACAACATCATATAGACCTAGTTGCAGCCCAAGAGCAGCCACAATTTCTGAACGAGGAAGGGGGCAGTGAATCCGGAAACGAGTTTGAACAAGCTGCTTTTATGAAGGAATTGGAGAGGTTTTGCAAGGAATATCATTTTGATTTCAAGCCCCCTAAGTTCTATGGAGAAGCGCTGAATCTCCTCAA GTTATACAGAGCTGTGGTTAAATTGGGAGGCTATGACCAG GTTACCACGTGCAAGTTGTGGCGTCAAGTTGGAGAAAGCTTCAACCCTCCAAA GACTTGTACTACTGTGTCTTGGACATTTAGAATTTTCTATGAGAAG GCACTTCTTGAGTACGAAAAGCATAAAATTCAATCTGGTGAATTACATTTTCCTGGTTCTTCCCCGGCAGACCCAAAGAGTGCTGGCAATATG CGAATTGGTAGTCAAGTACTAGGATCAGGTAGGGCACGAAGGGATGCTGCTTCTCGTGCCATGAAGGGGTGGCATTCTCAGCGTCTTGGAAATGATGAG GATAAGAACGCCATGTCTACACCAAACCGTGAAAGTCAACTCAGAGCTG GTCTACTTAAACGTAAAAAACCTGCTGACATGGATCACTATGTTAAGTCTGCACGTACGGTTTTTAAAGCAAATAACCAACGGGGAAGCTCACCTCAAAG AATGGACACAACGCCATCAGTTATTGACATTGGACACCCTGCTGATTGGGTAAAGGTTAATGTTCGAAGAACT AGAGACTGCTTTGAGGTCTACGCTTTAGTTCCTGGGCTTCTGCGGGAGGAG GTTCGTGTTCAGTCTGATCCATCTGGGCGTGTTGTCATATCTGGTCAGCCAGAGGAACCTGATAATCCCTGGGGTGTGACAGCGTTCAAAAAG GTGATTACTTTACCCTCGAGAATTGATCCGCATCAGACATCCGCCATTGTCACTTTGCACGGCCAGTTGTTTGTTCGTGTGCCGTTTGAACAGTTAGATTCTTAG
- the LOC113299459 gene encoding cellulose synthase-like protein D4 has product MDSISQNPSKKGVRGGGSIGDGSQSGSSRAVKFARRTSSGRYVNLSREDLDMSGEISGDYTNYTVHIPSTPDNQPMDASSVAGKAEEQYVSNSLFTGGFNNVTRAHLMDKVIDSEVKHPQMAGAKGSACMMPACDGKVMKDERGADVMPCECRFKICRDCFMDAQKAKGLCPGCKESYKREDYMDGSTKQSGGLNNVNSKMDRRMSLMHPDKSMSRGSKGGEFDQNPWLSETKGSYNYDRAFSSKDYDDDEDLDGHREEHELLDRPWRPLSHVIPVPPAIIIPYRILIAVRLVVLCFFLTWRVQHPNEDALWLWLMSIVCEIWFAFSWILDQIPKIHPVNHATDLAALREKFDMPSPMNPTGRSDLPGVDVFVSTADPEKEPPLTTANTILSILAADYPVEKLACYISDDGGALLTFEAMAEACSFANLWVPFCKKHDIEPRNPDSYFSLKGDPTKNKSRSDFVKDRRKIKREYDEFKVRINGLPDSIRRRSDAFNAREEMKMLKHIRETGGDPLEPLKVLKATWMADGTHWPGTWAVSSRDHSKGDHAGILQVMLKPPSSDPLMGSSDDEDQTIDFSEVDIRLPMFVYMSREKRPGYDHNKKAGAMNALVRSSAVLSNGPFMLNLDCDHYIYNCKAIREGMCFMMDKGGENICYIQFPQRFEGIDPSDRYANHNTVFFDGNMRALDGLQGPVYVGTGTMFRRFALYGFDPPQVEKIRQTVPDSETHALKPNDFDAILSANLLPKRFGNSAMVCESIVIAEFQGRPLADHQDVQYGRPPGILRAPREPLDATTVAEAVSVISCWYEDKTEWGGRVGWIYGSVTEDVVTGYRMHNRGWRSIYCITKRDAFRGSAPINLTDRLHQVLRWATGSVEIFFSRNNAMLGSSRLMLLQRLAYMNVGIYPFTSIFLIVYCFLPALSLFSGQFIVANLNVTFLVYLLTITICLISLALLEVKWSGVALEDWWRNEQFWLISGTSAHLAAVVQGLLKVIAGIEISFTLTSKSAGDDVDDIYADLYLVKWTSLMIPPIVIAMMNITGIVVAFCRTIYSPTPSWSKFVGGGFFSFWVLAHQYPFAKGLMGRRRKTPTIVFVWSGLIAITLSLLWIAIDPPKASKAQIVAGGFQFP; this is encoded by the exons ATGGACTCTATATCACAAAATCCATCAAAAAAGGGAGTCAGGGGAGGTGGCTCTATAGGTGATGGATCTCAAAGTGGAAGTAGTCGAGCGGTGAAATTTGCGAGACGGACGTCAAGTGGACGGTATGTGAACCTGTCAAGGGAAGATTTAGACATGTCGGGAGAGATATCTGGTGATTATACAAACTATACGGTTCATATACCTTCTACACCTGATAATCAGCCAATGGACGCTTCATCGGTTGCTGGCAAGGCTGAAGAGCAGTATGTTTCGAATTCTTTGTTTACCGGTGGATTCAACAATGTGACACGCGCTCATCTAATGGACAAGGTGATCGATTCAGAAGTAAAACATCCTCAAATGGCAGGAGCCAAGGGATCAGCATGCATGATGCCTGCTTGCGACGGCAAGGTCATGAAAGACGAAAGGGGAGCTGATGTCATGCCTTGTGAATGCAG GTTCAAGATCTGTAGAGATTGCTTCATGGATGCACAAAAAGCTAAAGGTTTATGCCCAGGTTGCAAGGAGTCATACAAAAGAGAAGACTACATGGACGGCAGTACCAAACAGAGCGGTGGTCTTAACAATGTGAATTCGAAGATGGATAGAAGGATGTCACTGATGCACCCAGACAAGTCTATGTCAAGGGGTAGCAAAGGAGGTGAATTTGATCAGAACCCCTGGTTGTCAGAAACCAAAGGGAGTTACAACTATGACAGGGCATTCTCATCCAAAGACTACGATGACGATGAGGATTTGGATGGCCACAGAGAAGAGCACGAACTACTGGATAGACCATGGAGACCTCTTAGTCATGTAATTCCTGTACCACCTGCCATCATAATCCCTTACAG GATACTAATTGCGGTTCGGCTAGTGGTTCTATGTTTCTTCTTGACATGGCGTGTTCAGCATCCAAACGAGGATGCATTGTGGCTTTGGTTAATGTCGATTGTGTGTGAGATATGGTTTGCATTTTCATGGATCCTAGACCAAATCCCAAAGATACACCCTGTCAACCATGCCACTGATCTTGCTGCCTTAAGGGAGAAATTTGACATGCCATCACCTATGAACCCAACTGGAAGATCTGACCTGCCTGGTGTTGATGTCTTTGTCTCCACTGCAGATCCAGAAAAGGAACCACCTCTTACCACCGCCAATACTATCCTATCAATCTTGGCTGCTGATTATCCCGTAGAAAAGCTTGCTTGCTACATATCTGACGATGGTGGCGCACTCTTGACGTTCGAGGCCATGGCAGAAGCATGTAGCTTCGCCAATCTATGGGTTCCCTTCTGCAAGAAACATGATATAGAACCAAGGAACCCAGATAGCTATTTCAGTTTGAAGGGTGACCCTACGAAGAACAAAAGCAGGTCTGATTTCGTCAAGGACAGGAGAAAGATAAAGAGAGAATATGACGAGTTTAAGGTGAGAATAAATGGGCTGCCAGATTCAATAAGAAGGAGGTCTGACGCGTTTAATGCGAGAGAGGAAATGAAAATGCTGAAACACATTAGGGAGACAGGGGGTGACCCTTTGGAGCCACTAAAGGTTCTCAAAGCCACATGGATGGCTGATGGTACTCACTGGCCTGGAACTTGGGCTGTTTCTTCTAGGGACCATAGTAAAGGTGACCATGCCGGGATTCTTCAGGTGATGCTTAAGCCGCCTAGTAGTGACCCACTTATGGGATCTTCAGATGATGAAGACCAGACGATTGATTTCTCTGAAGTTGATATACGCCTTCCAATGTTTGTGTACATGTCGCGTGAGAAACGACCTGGTTATGACCATAACAAGAAAGCAGGTGCTATGAATGCTTTGGTGAGGTCCTCAGCTGTCCTATCAAACGGCCCATTTATGCTCAATCTTGATTGTGATCACTACATCTACAACTGCAAAGCCATACGTGAAGGTATGTGTTTTATGATGGACAAAGGAGGTGAAAATATCTGTTACATTCAGTTCCCTCAGAGGTTCGAGGGAATTGATCCATCTGACCGCTATGCCAACCACAACACTGTTTTCTTTGATGGAAACATGCGTGCACTTGATGGTTTACAG GGGCCAGTGTATGTGGGAACTGGGACAATGTTTAGGCGTTTCGCATTGTATGGGTTTGATCCCCCACAGGTAGAAAAGATTAGGCAAACAGTTCCCGACTCCGAGACTCATGCACTCAAACCAAATGATTTTGATGCCATTCTTAGTGCTAACCTACTACCTAAACGATTCGGAAATTCTGCCATGGTCTGTGAATCTATAGTCATAGCTGAGTTTCAAGGTCGGCCCCTCGCTGATCATCAAGACGTCCAGTATGGCCGCCCTCCTGGCATCCTTAGGGCACCTCGTGAACCCCTGGATGCTACTACTGTTGCTGAAGCAGTATCTGTCATCTCCTGTTG GTACGAGGACAAGACTGAGTGGGGTGGTCGAGTAGGTTGGATCTACGGGTCTGTTACCGAGGATGTGGTGACAGGCTATCGCATGCACAATAGAGGATGGCGCTCAATCTATTGCATTACCAAAAGAGATGCATTCCGTGGTTCTGCCCCCATCAACCTCACTGACCGTCTGCATCAGGTCCTTCGGTGGGCGACTGGGTCAGTGGAGATCTTCTTCTCTCGCAACAATGCCATGCTAGGTAGCAGCCGTCTCATGCTACTCCAGCGTCTCGCCTACATGAACGTCGGAATCTACCCATTCACTTCTATCTTCCTCATCGTATACTGCTTTCTGCCTGCGCTTTCTCTCTTCTCCGGACAATTCATAGTTGCAAACTTAAATGTAACTTTCCTGGTTTACTTGCTCACCATAACCATCTGTCTCATCTCTCTGGCTCTCCTAGAGGTGAAATGGTCTGGGGTTGCCTTAGAGGATTGGTGGAGGAATGAACAGTTCTGGCTCATCTCCGGAACCAGCGCTCACTTGGCTGCTGTGGTACAAGGCCTACTGAAGGTCATTGCTGGGATTGAAATATCTTTCACTTTGACGTCTAAATCAGCTGGAGATGATGTTGATGACATCTATGCTGATCTATACCTAGTGAAGTGGACGTCACTGATGATACCGCCGATTGTGATAGCAATGATGAACATAACTGGGATTGTGGTTGCATTTTGTAGGACCATCTATAGCCCAACCCCTTCATGGAGTAAGTTTGTGGGTGGAGGTTTCTTTAGCTTCTGGGTGCTGGCTCATCAGTATCCTTTTGCTAAGGGTTTGATGGGTAGGAGGAGGAAGACGCCAACCATTGTATTTGTGTGGTCGGGTCTGATTGCTATCACGTTATCTTTGTTATGGATCGCCATTGATCCACCAAAGGCAAGCAAAGCACAAATTGTAGCAGGTGGTTTTCAGTTTCCATGA
- the LOC113350391 gene encoding protein FAR1-RELATED SEQUENCE 5-like, producing the protein MSYGQFGEVVFFDTTYRTNKYGMPFAPFTGVNHHYQTIQFGCALLQDETEPTFIWLFHIWIEAMRGQHPSAIITDQDAAMTTAIKKVFPNSRHRLCLWHIKKKFAEKLSHVYFKKSKFKGDMKSCIHHTYKIQEFEEKWNKMIVEFGLTHNTWLNDLYMIRESWVPVYHINTFYAGMNTTSRSEGVNSFFKAFVSSKTNLKEFVVRYDQALKEIVDKQNQEDFVSEHTNRFIEESNLILNHAAEIYTRNIFNKLSDQLLVALRFKAEEVDGDDDFSTFSVTSKIGYPQTFTVKIKPGTYEGYCECQYFEFKGLPCKHVLKVLTKLDVDTIPSHFILKRW; encoded by the coding sequence ATGTCATACGGACAATTTGGGGAAGTAGTGTTCTTTGACACTACTTACCGGACCAATAAgtatggcatgccatttgcaccATTTACTGGGGTAAATCATCATTACCAGACCATCCAATTTGGCTGTGCGTTATTGCAAGATGAGACTGAACCTACTTTTATATGGTTATTTCACATTTGGATTGAAGCTATGAGAGGACAACATCCATCGGCGATCATAACTGATCAAGACGCTGCCATGACTACGGCGATAAAGAAGGTTTTCCCGAACAGTCGTCACCGTCTTTGCCTGTGGCACATAAAGAAAAAATTTGCAGAGAAATTATCTCATGTATATTTTAAAAAGTCAAAATTCAAAGGTGATATGAAAAGTTGTATCCATCATACATACAAAATACAAGAGTTTGAAGAGAAATGGAACAAGATGATTGTAGAATTTGGTTTAACCCATAATACTTGGTTAAACGATTTATATATGATTCGAGAATCATGGGTACCTGTTTACCATATAAATACATTTTATGCGGGTATGAATACGACGAGTCGAAGTGAGGGAGTGAATTCCTTTTTTAAAGCTTTTGTCTCATCAAAAACTAATCTCAAAGAATTTGTTGTTCGATATGATCAGGCGTTGAAAGAGATCGTTGATAAACAAAATCAGGAAGATTTTGTATCGGAGCATACCAACCGCTTTATCGAAGAAAGCAATTTGATACTTAATCATGCTGCTGAAATTTATACCCGAAATATTTTTAACAAGCTCAGCGATCAATTATTAGTTGCATTACGATTCAAGGCTGAAGAGGTAGATGGAGATGATGATTTTAGCACTTTTTCGGTGACTTCTAAGATTGGTTATCCGCAAACTTTCACCGTAAAAATAAAGCCAGGTACGTATGAAGGATATTGCGAGTGCCAATACTTTGAATTCAAAGGTTTACCCTGCAAACATGTGTTAAAAGTCCTGACGAAGCTAGATGTGGATACAATTCCCTCACATTTCATTCTGAAAAGATGGTAG